The following are encoded together in the Panicum virgatum strain AP13 chromosome 6K, P.virgatum_v5, whole genome shotgun sequence genome:
- the LOC120712375 gene encoding uncharacterized protein LOC120712375 — protein sequence MAASLPPRRGRLLLPALLLHALAAAAAPFRARDALPLLPRRLAWQLMGATAHSAVDLLPSFVGAVAPGGAPAAWRGACFAENEAVLSLTPGAGRSGAGGNTSSSSSLGGAVLRLKTASPESWTCMDLYVFATPYRIAWDYYMRSNENHTFEIKAWEEAAELEYVKQHGIAVFLMPSGMLGTLLSLIDVIPLFSNTGWGQDANLAFLKKHMGTSFQKRSQPWSANIRKEDVHSGDFLALSKIRGRWGGFQTLEKWVTGAFAGHTAVFLKDENGTLWVAESGYENKKGDEIISMTPWDEWWGMALKDDSNPQIALLPLHPDVRARFNESAAWDFARSMYGKPYGYHNMIFSWIDTMSDNYPPPLDANLVMAIMSMWTRLQPHYASNMWNEALNKRLGTEKLDLHGIITETERRGLSFNQLLTIPERDDWEYSDGKSTTCVAFILSMYKAAGVFAPFTESIQVTEFTIRDAYMLKIFEDNRTRLPGWCNAAADGLPFCQILGEYKMDLPEYNTIEPYANMNENCPSAPPAYSRPARC from the exons ATGGCGGCttcgctgccgccgcggcgggggcggctcctcctccccgcgctgCTGCTCCacgccctggcggcggcggcggcgccgttccgGGCGAGGGacgcgctgccgctgctgccgcggcgCCTGGCGTGGCAGCTCATGGGCGCGACGGCGCACAGCGCCGTGGACCTGCTGCCGTCCTTCGTCGGCGCCGTCGCGCCCGGCGGGGCCCCGGCGGCCTGGCGCGGCGCCTGCTTCGCGGAGAACGAGGCCGTCCTCAGCCTCAcccccggcgccggccgcagcggggccggcggcaacaccagctccagctccagcctcggcggcgccgtccTCCGCCTCAAG ACTGCTTCGCCTGAGAGCTGGACATGCATGGACCTGTATGTGTTTGCAACTCCATACAGGATAGCCTGGGATTACTATATGAGATCAAATGAAAACCACACCTTTGAGATTAAGGCGTGGGAGGAAGCAGCAGAACTGGAATAT GTAAAGCAGCATGGCATTGCCGTCTTTCTCATGCCATCTGGGATGCTTGGAACACTGTTATCCTTGATCGATGTCATACCTCTGTTTTCAAACACTGGTTGGGGTCAGGATGCTAACTTGGCATTTCTGAAGAAGCATATGGGAACTTCATTTCAGAAGCGTTCTCAGCCCTGGTCTGCAAATATAAGAAAAGAAGATGTACATTCAGGTGACTTTTTGGCCCTTTCAAAAATCCGAGGACGATGGGGTGGATTTCAGACATTGGAGAAATGGGTGACCGGAGCATTTGCTGGGCACACTGCAGTTTTCTTGAAAGATGAGAATGGCACCCTCTGGGTTGCAGAATCAGGCTATGAGAACAAAAAG GGTGATGAGATCATTAGTATGACTCCATGGGATGAATGGTGGGGAATGGCACTTAAAGACGATTCAAATCCTCAGATAGCACTTCTTCCGTTGCATCCTGATGTACGAGCCAGATTCAATGAAAGTGCTGCGTGGGATTTTGCACGAAGCATGTACGGAAAACCCTACGGATATCATAATATGATATTTAGTTGGATTGACACAATGTCAGACAATTATCCACCTCCTCTTGATGCTAACCTG GTAATGGCTATTATGTCAATGTGGACCAGATTGCAACCGCATTATGCTTCTAACATGTGGAACGAAGCCCTTAATAAACGACTCGGGACTGAG AAATTGGACCTTCACGGGATCATCACCGAGACCGAAAGGCGTGGCCTGTCTTTCAACCAGCTGCTCACCATTCCTGAGCGAGACGATTGGGAGTACAGCGACGGCAAATCGACGACGTGCGTCGCCTTCATCCTTTCGATGTACAAGGCGGCCGGTGTGTTCGCTCCGTTCACGGAGTCGATCCAGGTGACAGAATTCACT ATCCGGGACGCGTACATGCTGAAGATCTTCGAGGACAACCGGACGCGGCTGCCGGGGTGGTGcaacgcggcggcggacgggctCCCCTTCTGCCAGATCCTGGGGGAGTACAAGATGGACCTGCCGGAGTACAACACGATCGAGCCCTACGCCAACATGAACGAAAACTGCccgtcggcgccgcccgccTACAGCCGCCCGGCGCGCTGCtga